In one window of Photobacterium leiognathi DNA:
- the dnaA gene encoding chromosomal replication initiator protein DnaA produces the protein MWVRPLQAELNDHTLTLFAPNRFVLDWVRDKYLNNINRLLNEFCGSDAPILRFEVGSKPMTVPPPSQPAVAPTLTPAPAVETVESRLEQSAPTSYEPAPSPVQPEAQQGGYRSNVNPKHNFNNFVEGKSNQLGLAACRQVADNPGAAYNPLFLYGGTGLGKTHLLHAVGNAIANRKPNAKVVYMHSERFVQDMVKALQNNAIEEFKRYYRSVDALLIDDIQFFANKERSQEEFFHTFNALLEGNQQIILTSDRYPREINGVEDRLKSRFGWGLTVAIEPPELETRVAILMKKAEDHNIRLADEVAFFIAKRLRSNVRELEGALNRVIANANFTGRAITIDFVREALRDLLALQEKLVTIDNIQKTVAEYYKIKMADMLSKRRSRSVARPRQMAMALAKELTNHSLPEIGDAFGGRDHTTVLHACRKIEQLREESHDIKEDYSNLIRTLSS, from the coding sequence ATGTGGGTTCGCCCGCTTCAAGCCGAGTTAAATGATCATACTTTGACATTGTTTGCGCCTAATCGTTTTGTATTGGACTGGGTGCGGGATAAGTATCTTAATAATATCAATCGACTGCTCAACGAGTTTTGTGGCAGCGATGCACCGATCCTACGATTTGAAGTCGGTAGCAAACCGATGACTGTACCGCCACCATCACAACCTGCTGTTGCGCCAACCTTAACGCCAGCACCTGCGGTTGAAACGGTGGAATCGCGTTTAGAACAATCCGCGCCAACAAGCTATGAACCTGCACCGTCGCCAGTACAACCTGAAGCGCAGCAGGGCGGTTACCGTTCTAACGTTAATCCAAAACACAATTTCAATAATTTCGTTGAAGGTAAATCGAACCAGTTAGGTTTAGCGGCTTGTCGTCAGGTTGCGGATAACCCTGGGGCAGCTTACAACCCGCTCTTTTTATATGGCGGTACAGGCTTAGGTAAAACTCACCTGTTACACGCGGTAGGTAATGCAATTGCTAACCGTAAGCCGAATGCCAAAGTGGTGTACATGCACTCTGAACGTTTTGTTCAGGATATGGTCAAAGCCTTACAAAACAATGCGATTGAAGAATTTAAGCGTTACTACCGTAGCGTTGATGCCTTGCTTATTGATGATATTCAATTCTTTGCCAATAAAGAGCGTTCGCAAGAAGAATTCTTCCATACCTTTAACGCACTGCTTGAAGGCAACCAACAAATCATTCTGACATCAGACCGTTACCCACGTGAAATTAACGGGGTAGAAGATCGTTTGAAGTCTCGTTTTGGCTGGGGCTTAACGGTTGCGATTGAACCGCCTGAGTTAGAAACCCGTGTTGCGATTTTAATGAAGAAGGCAGAAGATCATAATATTCGTCTTGCTGACGAAGTGGCTTTCTTTATTGCGAAACGACTCCGCTCGAATGTTCGTGAGCTAGAAGGGGCGTTGAACCGTGTTATCGCCAATGCCAACTTTACTGGTCGTGCTATCACCATTGATTTTGTTCGTGAAGCGCTGCGTGACTTATTAGCACTGCAAGAAAAGCTAGTCACGATTGATAATATTCAGAAGACCGTTGCTGAATACTATAAAATAAAGATGGCAGATATGTTGTCGAAACGTCGCTCTCGTAGTGTTGCTCGCCCACGTCAAATGGCGATGGCACTAGCAAAAGAGCTGACTAACCACAGTCTTCCTGAAATCGGTGATGCTTTTGGTGGTCGTGATCATACGACCGTCCTTCACGCTTGTCGTAAAATCGAACAGCTACGTGAAGAAAGCCACGATATTAAAGAAGATTATTCAAACCTAATTAGAACATTGTCGTCTTGA
- the dnaN gene encoding DNA polymerase III subunit beta — translation MKFTVEREHLLKPLQQVAAALGGRPSLPILGNILLKVEDGCLSMTGTDLEVELIAKVALDGEFESGAVTVPSRKFLDICRGLPSSATISVSYEGDRVLIRSGRSRYTLTTLPAADFPNIEDWQSEVEFTLEQGRMRQLIDSTQFSMANQDVRYYLNGMLFETDGQHLRSVATDGHRMAVCAINTGHELPTKQIIVPRKGVLELVRLFDNPEAEVNIQIGNSNIRATVNNFVFTSKLVDGRFPDYRRVMPQNSTKFVEAGCEEMRNAFARAAILSNEKFRGVRVNLSNGEMRITANNPEQEEAEEFLDVDYQGDSLEIGFNVSYVLDVLNTLKCDQVRLSLSDANAPSLIEDSNNDEAMYVVMPIRL, via the coding sequence ATGAAATTTACCGTCGAACGCGAACATTTATTAAAGCCTTTACAACAGGTTGCTGCTGCTTTGGGCGGCCGTCCTTCATTACCGATCTTAGGTAATATCTTGTTGAAAGTAGAAGACGGTTGCTTGTCGATGACAGGTACCGACTTGGAAGTTGAACTGATTGCCAAAGTTGCACTCGATGGTGAGTTTGAATCAGGCGCAGTGACAGTCCCTTCTCGTAAGTTTTTAGATATCTGCCGTGGTTTACCAAGTAGCGCTACCATTTCGGTGAGCTATGAAGGTGATCGTGTGCTGATCCGCTCTGGTCGTAGCCGTTATACTTTAACGACACTGCCTGCTGCTGATTTCCCGAACATTGAAGATTGGCAAAGCGAGGTGGAATTCACCTTAGAGCAAGGCCGTATGCGCCAGCTTATCGACAGCACTCAATTTTCAATGGCTAACCAAGATGTCCGTTACTACTTAAACGGCATGTTGTTTGAAACTGATGGTCAGCACTTGCGCTCGGTAGCAACCGATGGTCACCGTATGGCAGTATGTGCGATCAACACAGGCCACGAGCTACCAACTAAACAAATCATTGTACCGCGTAAAGGGGTACTTGAGTTGGTGCGCCTGTTTGATAACCCTGAAGCGGAAGTGAACATTCAGATCGGTAACTCGAATATTCGCGCTACCGTGAATAACTTTGTTTTCACTTCAAAGCTGGTGGATGGTCGATTCCCTGATTACCGTCGTGTTATGCCACAAAACAGCACTAAGTTTGTAGAAGCGGGCTGTGAAGAAATGCGTAATGCGTTTGCGCGTGCGGCGATCTTATCGAATGAAAAATTCCGTGGTGTACGTGTTAACTTATCAAACGGTGAAATGCGTATTACTGCTAACAACCCAGAGCAAGAAGAAGCAGAAGAGTTTCTTGATGTTGATTACCAAGGCGATAGCTTAGAGATCGGTTTCAACGTCAGCTATGTGTTGGATGTATTAAACACCCTTAAATGCGATCAAGTCCGTCTTTCATTATCCGATGCCAATGCGCCGTCATTAATTGAAGACTCGAATAACGATGAAGCCATGTATGTGGTGATGCCTATCAGACTATAG
- the recF gene encoding DNA replication/repair protein RecF (All proteins in this family for which functions are known are DNA-binding proteins that assist the filamentation of RecA onto DNA for the initiation of recombination or recombinational repair.), which yields MALTRLMVHDFRNIESCDLALATGFNFLVGANGSGKTSVLEAIHYLGHGRSFRSHLTSRVIRHEQSELFIHGRVVDNQTQLMLPIGLNKKRDGTTEVKIAGEPNQKVAQLAQILPLQLITPEGFDLLIGGPKYRRAFIDWGVFHVEPKFYHAWSRLKRLTKQRNALLKTARSYRELSYWDQELALLAEQISVWRQDYISAVKEKAAEIFQVFLPEYEIQLGYYRGWEKETPYAELLKRNFERDCQLGYTASGPHKADLRIKVASTPVEDVLSRGQLKLMVCALRLAQGLHLTEATGKQCIYLIDDFASELDSHRRALLAQRLKETNAQVFISAISDDQVADMLDENGKLFHVEHGKITAG from the coding sequence ATGGCACTTACTCGTTTAATGGTGCACGATTTTCGAAATATTGAATCGTGCGATTTGGCATTAGCGACTGGATTTAATTTTTTAGTCGGGGCTAACGGCAGTGGCAAAACCAGTGTGTTGGAAGCGATCCATTACTTAGGTCATGGCCGCTCTTTTCGTAGCCATCTTACTAGCCGAGTGATCCGCCACGAGCAGAGTGAATTGTTTATTCATGGTCGAGTGGTGGATAACCAAACCCAATTGATGCTACCAATTGGGTTAAATAAAAAACGTGATGGTACGACGGAAGTGAAAATCGCAGGGGAGCCAAACCAGAAGGTGGCACAACTTGCGCAGATTTTACCATTACAGTTAATTACCCCTGAAGGGTTTGATTTATTGATCGGCGGGCCTAAATACCGCCGTGCGTTTATTGATTGGGGCGTGTTTCATGTTGAACCTAAGTTCTACCATGCATGGAGCCGCTTAAAACGATTAACCAAACAGCGTAATGCCTTGCTCAAAACCGCACGTAGTTACCGTGAACTCAGTTATTGGGATCAAGAGTTAGCACTGCTGGCTGAGCAAATTAGTGTATGGCGCCAAGATTATATTTCAGCGGTAAAAGAAAAAGCCGCTGAGATTTTTCAGGTTTTTCTCCCTGAATATGAAATTCAACTTGGTTACTACCGAGGTTGGGAAAAAGAAACACCTTATGCCGAGTTGTTAAAGCGCAATTTTGAGCGTGATTGCCAACTTGGTTATACCGCAAGTGGGCCACATAAGGCCGATTTACGGATAAAGGTTGCTAGTACGCCTGTTGAGGATGTGTTGTCCCGTGGACAACTGAAATTGATGGTGTGTGCATTGCGATTGGCGCAAGGTTTGCACTTAACAGAAGCGACTGGCAAACAATGTATTTACCTTATTGATGATTTTGCTTCCGAATTGGATAGCCACAGGCGAGCGTTGCTAGCGCAGCGATTAAAGGAAACTAACGCCCAAGTGTTCATCAGTGCCATTAGTGACGATCAAGTTGCTGATATGCTCGATGAAAATGGCAAGCTGTTCCATGTGGAACACGGTAAAATAACCGCAGGATAA
- a CDS encoding valine--pyruvate transaminase → MDFSRFGNKFAGDSGITLLMQDLNDGLTNPDAIMLGGGNPAQIPAMNHYFTELLKDMATTGELTASMTNYDGPQGKDRFLDALATLLQQQYGWKISAKNIVLTNGSQSAFFSLFNLLAGEFENGKKKKILLPLSPEYIGYADAGLSPDMFISYQPTISMLEDGFFKYHVDFSKLVIDDSIAAICASRPTNPTGNVLTDKEIEHLAALAKAHQIPLIIDNAYGLPFPDIIFEEVTPFWDNNTILCMSLSKLGLPGVRCGIVIANEAMVTALSNINGIVNLAPGSIGPAVATKMIHQQELLPLSQNVIKPFYHQKVQRAVELLRQAIPDPRFKIHKPEGAIFLWLWFEDLPITTKVLYQRLKQRGVLIVPGEYFFIGLQDEWAHSHECLRMNYVQDDEAMQRGITIIAEEVANAYAE, encoded by the coding sequence ATGGACTTTTCGCGCTTTGGTAATAAGTTTGCAGGCGATTCTGGGATCACCCTATTAATGCAAGATCTCAATGATGGACTCACCAATCCCGATGCCATCATGCTCGGAGGTGGAAATCCAGCGCAAATCCCTGCCATGAATCACTACTTTACTGAGCTATTAAAAGACATGGCAACCACAGGTGAGCTTACTGCGTCGATGACTAACTATGACGGTCCACAAGGTAAGGATCGCTTTCTTGATGCGCTTGCGACACTGTTACAGCAACAATACGGTTGGAAAATTAGTGCTAAAAATATTGTCTTAACCAATGGCAGCCAAAGTGCGTTCTTTAGCCTATTTAACTTACTGGCGGGTGAATTTGAAAATGGAAAAAAGAAGAAAATATTACTGCCGTTATCACCAGAATACATTGGTTATGCAGATGCTGGTTTAAGCCCTGATATGTTTATCTCATACCAACCTACGATCAGTATGTTGGAAGATGGCTTCTTTAAATACCATGTCGATTTTAGCAAACTCGTCATCGATGACAGCATCGCAGCCATTTGTGCCTCTCGCCCAACCAACCCGACAGGCAATGTACTTACAGATAAAGAAATCGAACATTTAGCAGCGCTAGCTAAAGCGCACCAGATCCCGTTAATTATCGACAATGCTTACGGCTTACCCTTCCCTGATATTATTTTTGAAGAGGTAACACCATTTTGGGATAACAACACCATTCTGTGCATGAGCTTATCCAAGCTTGGGCTACCCGGTGTCCGCTGTGGCATCGTGATTGCCAATGAAGCGATGGTTACTGCTTTGTCTAACATCAATGGTATCGTCAATTTAGCACCTGGTAGTATTGGTCCTGCAGTGGCAACGAAAATGATCCACCAGCAAGAACTACTACCACTGAGTCAAAACGTGATTAAGCCGTTTTATCACCAGAAGGTACAACGCGCCGTTGAATTACTGCGCCAAGCTATTCCCGATCCTCGATTTAAAATTCACAAACCTGAAGGCGCTATCTTCTTATGGCTATGGTTTGAAGATCTACCGATCACCACTAAGGTGCTTTATCAACGCTTAAAACAACGTGGCGTACTGATCGTGCCTGGTGAATATTTCTTTATCGGATTACAAGATGAATGGGCACACAGTCATGAATGCTTACGCATGAACTATGTCCAAGATGATGAAGCAATGCAGCGTGGTATTACTATTATTGCAGAAGAAGTCGCTAACGCTTACGCAGAGTAA
- the glyS gene encoding glycine--tRNA ligase subunit beta: MTQKNFLIELGTEELPPKALRTLAEAFAANFEAELKAADLPHDGIKWYAAPRRLALKVTGLADNQPDKVVEKRGPAIASAFDADGNPTKAAQGWARGNGITVDQAERMVTDKGEWLLFKQEVKGQPAQTLLPELAAAALAKLPIPRPMRWGDKDTQFIRPVKTLTMLLGDELVEGTILGVASARTIRGHRFMGEAEFTIDNADQYPAILEERGKVMADYEARKAIIVADAQKAAQAVGGTADLEDDLVEEVTSLVEWPVVLTASFEEKFLKVPSEALVYTMKGDQKYFPVYDAEGKLVPKFIFVSNIISNDPSQIISGNEKVVRPRLADAEFFFNTDLKSKLIDRLPQLETAIFQKQLGTIKDKTDRITELAGYIADKIGADVDNAKRAGLLAKCDLMTSMVFEFTDTQGVMGMHYARHDGEQEDVALALNEQYMPRFAGDQLPSTPVSSAVAMADKLDTIVGIFGIGQAPKGSDPFALRRASLGVLRIIVENGYDLDLVDLVAKAHSLFGDKLTNNNVDSDVIEFMLGRFRAWYQDAGFSIDVIQAVLAMHPTQSADFDKRVKAVSHFRELDAAESLAAANKRVGNILAKFDGKLPTTVDNSLLVEAAEKELAEKVTAVVAALEPVFAAGDYQTALTELASLREPVDAFFDNVMVMADDEKLKVNRLALLNLLRNQFLKVADISLLQK, translated from the coding sequence ATGACACAGAAGAATTTCTTAATCGAGCTAGGTACTGAAGAGCTACCACCAAAAGCACTACGTACCCTAGCTGAAGCTTTTGCTGCTAACTTTGAAGCGGAACTAAAAGCTGCTGATCTACCTCATGATGGTATCAAGTGGTACGCAGCGCCTCGTCGTTTAGCACTTAAAGTAACAGGTCTTGCTGATAACCAACCTGATAAAGTAGTTGAGAAGCGCGGTCCTGCTATCGCTTCAGCATTTGATGCAGACGGTAACCCAACTAAAGCAGCACAAGGCTGGGCTCGTGGTAACGGCATCACTGTTGACCAAGCTGAGCGCATGGTGACAGACAAGGGTGAATGGCTACTGTTCAAACAAGAAGTGAAAGGCCAACCTGCTCAAACACTACTTCCTGAACTAGCAGCAGCGGCTCTTGCTAAGCTACCTATCCCACGTCCAATGCGTTGGGGTGACAAAGACACACAATTTATCCGTCCAGTGAAAACACTGACCATGCTATTGGGTGACGAGCTAGTTGAAGGCACTATCTTAGGTGTTGCTTCTGCACGTACTATCCGTGGTCACCGTTTCATGGGTGAAGCTGAATTTACTATCGACAATGCTGATCAATACCCTGCAATTCTAGAAGAGCGCGGTAAAGTGATGGCTGACTATGAAGCACGTAAAGCAATCATTGTTGCTGACGCGCAGAAAGCAGCACAAGCCGTTGGCGGTACAGCCGATCTAGAAGACGATCTTGTTGAAGAAGTAACCTCTCTTGTTGAATGGCCTGTTGTACTAACAGCATCATTTGAAGAGAAGTTCCTGAAAGTACCTTCTGAAGCCTTGGTTTACACCATGAAAGGCGATCAGAAGTACTTCCCTGTTTACGATGCTGAAGGCAAGCTTGTACCTAAGTTCATCTTCGTATCAAACATCATCTCTAACGATCCAAGCCAAATCATCTCGGGTAACGAGAAAGTGGTTCGTCCTCGCCTAGCAGATGCTGAGTTCTTCTTTAACACTGACCTTAAGAGCAAGTTGATTGATCGCCTACCTCAACTAGAGACTGCGATTTTCCAAAAGCAACTGGGTACGATTAAAGACAAGACAGATCGCATCACAGAGCTTGCTGGCTACATTGCTGACAAGATCGGTGCAGACGTTGATAACGCGAAGCGTGCAGGTCTACTGGCGAAATGTGACCTAATGACATCTATGGTATTTGAATTTACAGATACGCAAGGTGTAATGGGTATGCACTACGCACGTCACGATGGCGAGCAAGAAGATGTAGCACTAGCCCTAAACGAGCAATACATGCCTCGTTTTGCGGGTGACCAACTACCAAGCACACCAGTATCATCAGCAGTCGCTATGGCTGATAAGCTAGATACTATTGTAGGTATCTTCGGTATCGGTCAAGCGCCAAAAGGCAGTGACCCATTCGCACTACGTCGTGCATCACTAGGTGTACTACGTATCATCGTTGAAAACGGCTACGATCTAGACCTTGTTGATCTTGTTGCTAAAGCGCACTCGCTATTCGGTGACAAGCTAACTAACAATAACGTAGATTCAGACGTTATCGAATTCATGTTAGGTCGTTTCCGTGCATGGTACCAAGATGCTGGCTTTAGCATTGATGTTATCCAAGCCGTACTTGCGATGCACCCAACACAATCGGCTGATTTTGATAAGCGTGTTAAAGCGGTAAGCCACTTCCGTGAGCTTGATGCAGCTGAATCACTAGCAGCAGCAAACAAGCGTGTTGGTAACATCCTTGCGAAATTCGACGGTAAACTACCGACTACGGTTGATAACAGCCTACTTGTAGAAGCTGCTGAAAAAGAGCTAGCAGAGAAAGTAACCGCTGTTGTTGCTGCGCTTGAGCCAGTATTTGCCGCAGGTGACTACCAAACTGCGCTAACAGAGCTTGCTTCACTACGTGAGCCTGTTGATGCTTTCTTCGATAACGTAATGGTAATGGCTGATGACGAGAAACTTAAAGTTAACCGTCTAGCGCTACTTAACCTACTACGTAACCAATTCTTGAAAGTGGCAGATATCTCTCTACTTCAAAAATAA
- the glyQ gene encoding glycine--tRNA ligase subunit alpha — MQKYDIKTFQGMILALQDYWGQQGCTIVQPLDMEVGAGTSHPMTCLRALGPEPIAAAYVQPSRRPTDGRYGENPNRLQHYYQFQVMLKPSPDNIQELYLGSLEVLGIDTKVHDIRFVEDNWENPTLGAWGLGWEVWLNGMEVTQFTYFQQVGGLECKPVTGEITYGIERLAMYIQNVDSVYDLVWTDGPLGKVTYGDIFHQNEVEQSTYNFEHADVDFLFTFFDQCEKEATQLLELEQPLPLPAYERILKAAHAFNLLDARKAISVTERQRYILRIRNLTKQVAEAYYASREALGFPMCKKDK; from the coding sequence ATGCAGAAATACGATATTAAAACCTTTCAGGGCATGATCCTCGCGCTGCAGGATTACTGGGGCCAACAAGGTTGTACTATTGTGCAACCACTAGACATGGAAGTGGGCGCAGGTACTTCTCACCCAATGACATGTTTACGTGCTCTAGGTCCAGAACCGATTGCAGCAGCGTATGTACAACCATCTCGCCGCCCAACTGACGGCCGTTACGGTGAAAACCCTAACCGTCTACAGCACTACTACCAGTTCCAAGTGATGCTAAAGCCATCACCTGACAACATTCAAGAACTGTACTTAGGCTCATTAGAAGTACTAGGTATCGACACTAAAGTGCACGACATCCGTTTCGTTGAAGACAACTGGGAAAACCCAACATTGGGTGCTTGGGGTCTTGGCTGGGAAGTTTGGCTAAACGGCATGGAAGTAACACAGTTTACTTACTTCCAGCAGGTTGGTGGCCTTGAGTGTAAGCCTGTTACAGGTGAAATCACTTACGGTATCGAGCGTCTTGCTATGTACATCCAGAACGTTGATTCTGTGTACGACCTAGTATGGACAGATGGTCCTCTAGGTAAAGTAACTTACGGTGATATCTTCCACCAAAACGAAGTTGAGCAATCAACTTACAACTTCGAACACGCCGACGTCGATTTCCTATTCACATTCTTCGACCAATGTGAAAAAGAAGCAACGCAACTACTAGAGCTAGAGCAGCCTCTACCATTGCCAGCTTACGAACGTATTTTGAAAGCAGCGCACGCATTTAACCTATTAGATGCACGTAAAGCGATCTCAGTAACTGAACGTCAACGTTACATTCTGCGTATCCGCAACTTAACTAAACAAGTTGCTGAAGCTTACTACGCATCTCGTGAAGCACTTGGCTTCCCAATGTGTAAAAAAGACAAGTAA
- a CDS encoding OmpA family protein, translated as MAQNKAMASKKWVRAAVISVVASVTMAGCSTVNPYTGESQTAKGTGGSIIGALAGAAIGVASSSKHDRGKGALIGAAAGAALGGGIGYYMDVQEAKLRQQLASSGISVTRDGNNIILNMPNEITFGFDQANLNDRAMNALHNVALVAKEYPKTQLNVLGFTDSKGAASYNLRLSQVRADAVGNYLIRQGVNANRVISQGRGEANPIASNSTENGRAQNRRVEIILSPLG; from the coding sequence ATGGCTCAAAATAAAGCAATGGCATCTAAAAAGTGGGTGCGTGCGGCAGTGATTTCTGTTGTCGCTTCTGTAACTATGGCTGGCTGTTCAACAGTGAATCCTTACACTGGTGAGTCTCAAACAGCGAAAGGCACTGGCGGTTCAATCATTGGTGCACTTGCAGGTGCAGCAATTGGTGTGGCTTCTTCTAGTAAGCATGACCGTGGTAAAGGTGCACTTATCGGTGCAGCAGCAGGTGCAGCACTGGGTGGCGGTATTGGTTACTACATGGATGTGCAAGAAGCGAAACTACGTCAGCAGCTAGCATCTTCTGGTATCAGCGTAACTCGTGACGGTAATAATATCATTCTAAATATGCCTAACGAAATCACGTTTGGTTTTGATCAGGCTAACCTAAATGATCGCGCAATGAACGCACTACACAATGTAGCGCTTGTTGCGAAGGAATACCCAAAAACACAATTAAATGTGCTTGGTTTTACAGATAGTAAAGGTGCGGCGTCTTACAACCTTCGTCTATCTCAAGTTCGTGCAGATGCAGTAGGTAACTACTTAATCCGTCAAGGTGTTAACGCGAACCGTGTTATTTCTCAAGGTCGTGGTGAAGCAAATCCAATCGCTTCTAACAGCACTGAGAACGGTCGTGCACAAAACCGTCGTGTTGAGATCATTTTATCTCCACTAGGTTAA
- a CDS encoding TMEM165/GDT1 family protein, which produces MSVLAISITSVALAEIGDKTQLLSLLLASRYRKPIPIISAIFLATIVNHALAAWLGVAIADYLTPEVLKWVLVVSFVLMAGWILIPDKLDDDEKLSNRGPFIASFIAFFIAEIGDKTQIATTMLGAKYHDALMWVVLGTTIGMLLANVPVVLIGKLSAEKMPLSLIRKVTAALFLFLAVAAGFGM; this is translated from the coding sequence GTGAGTGTTTTAGCTATTTCTATTACGTCTGTCGCTCTAGCCGAAATAGGGGACAAGACTCAATTATTATCCCTACTGCTTGCTAGTCGATATCGCAAACCCATTCCTATTATTAGTGCCATTTTTCTTGCGACCATTGTTAATCATGCGTTAGCTGCGTGGCTTGGTGTTGCCATTGCTGATTACCTAACCCCTGAAGTACTAAAGTGGGTATTGGTGGTGAGTTTTGTACTGATGGCAGGCTGGATATTGATCCCTGATAAACTCGATGATGATGAAAAGCTATCGAATCGTGGGCCATTTATCGCTAGCTTTATCGCATTCTTTATTGCTGAAATTGGCGATAAAACGCAAATCGCGACCACCATGCTAGGGGCGAAATACCACGATGCATTAATGTGGGTGGTACTTGGCACTACCATTGGTATGTTATTGGCGAATGTGCCTGTTGTACTAATTGGTAAATTATCTGCTGAAAAAATGCCGCTGAGTTTAATCCGAAAAGTGACGGCTGCGCTATTTTTATTCCTTGCGGTGGCTGCAGGTTTTGGTATGTAA
- the tusA gene encoding sulfurtransferase TusA produces MTAIFDNPTHSLEAQGLRCPEPVMMVRKTVRKMAEGETLLVLADDPSTTRDIPSFCRFMDHTLLAADTESVPYRFLIQKGAN; encoded by the coding sequence ATGACTGCTATTTTTGATAATCCGACTCATAGCCTAGAAGCGCAAGGACTACGCTGCCCTGAGCCAGTAATGATGGTTCGTAAAACGGTAAGGAAAATGGCCGAAGGCGAAACCCTATTGGTATTGGCTGACGATCCGTCAACCACGCGTGATATTCCTAGCTTCTGCCGTTTCATGGATCACACGCTGCTTGCAGCAGATACAGAAAGCGTCCCTTATCGCTTTTTGATCCAAAAAGGCGCGAACTAA
- a CDS encoding LysR family transcriptional regulator gives MELEEVYRRDLNLLVALKVLLDEGSVSRAAVRLNLSQSAMSRVLGRLRDLLRDPLFTRQGQALIPTQRALEINEQLNDPLESLRILLTPNDFQPSLCDQHFKIATTDYAMQTILPFALPRVYQEAPNISLEFAPLQHDHLLEQLTSDGCDMAICRPIGLVEPLCHEQLGLVSVFCLLAEDHPLVDKPLTLDDYLTYPHAMIAISDGVKSLIDDALRGYPERKMVLRAYHLEAALAVIKQMPLIITVPADLAYLVAERYNLVVKPLPFEFEPFDYSLIWHSRCEHSASQIWLRNIIKEECSRLIESRIHDMGLIK, from the coding sequence ATGGAATTAGAAGAAGTTTATCGTCGTGACTTAAATTTATTAGTTGCACTCAAAGTTCTGTTGGATGAAGGCAGTGTGAGTCGCGCTGCGGTTCGGTTAAACCTCAGTCAGTCGGCAATGAGTCGTGTACTAGGGCGTTTACGAGATTTATTACGTGATCCTTTGTTTACTCGCCAAGGGCAAGCATTGATCCCAACCCAACGTGCGTTGGAAATAAATGAGCAGTTAAATGATCCATTAGAGTCGTTACGCATTTTGCTAACGCCGAATGACTTTCAGCCAAGCCTATGTGATCAGCATTTTAAGATCGCCACAACGGATTATGCGATGCAAACCATCTTGCCGTTTGCACTGCCTCGTGTTTATCAAGAAGCACCGAATATTTCATTAGAGTTCGCGCCATTGCAGCACGATCACTTATTAGAGCAGTTAACCAGTGATGGTTGTGATATGGCGATTTGTCGTCCTATTGGGCTAGTGGAGCCGCTTTGTCATGAGCAGTTAGGTTTAGTGAGTGTGTTTTGCTTATTGGCAGAAGATCATCCGCTGGTTGATAAGCCGCTAACGTTGGATGATTACTTAACCTATCCCCATGCGATGATTGCGATTAGTGATGGGGTGAAGTCACTGATAGATGATGCGCTACGTGGTTATCCTGAACGTAAAATGGTGTTGCGAGCATATCATTTAGAAGCCGCATTGGCGGTGATTAAACAAATGCCATTAATTATTACCGTCCCTGCTGACTTAGCATATTTAGTGGCAGAGCGTTATAACTTGGTGGTCAAGCCATTGCCGTTTGAATTTGAGCCATTTGATTATTCATTAATTTGGCATTCTCGGTGTGAGCATTCTGCTTCGCAGATCTGGCTGCGTAACATTATCAAAGAAGAATGTAGCCGATTAATTGAATCGCGTATCCACGATATGGGATTAATCAAATAG